TCAAAGTAAAACGATTTGAAATCTAAATGCCTTTctcatttaaaaatgaattttttttatgaattaaacattgTGACAGTCAATATTCgcttttatttatatttcccaACGAACTATTTGCAGCGGCGTAATGTTAACGTTGCAGATGTAGTTCGGATTGAGGTTTTGAGAAACCCAGATGAGATGTACTGGGTCAGTATCATGGACAGGTCTGTTAGCATAAGATATGTGATAAAAATAACCCCCTATGGTTTGTGgctgtatataattattatccaactcgttgtgtgttttctatccatTCGCCAAGGCTctgggatagaaaacacacgagttgaatataaattatatcCAGCCACAAACCATAGGAAATCCTATATATCTCAATTCATCATCAATCAGCAGTATGTATTCTTATATGTATACTGATATCCCCAATATATGAATTTCAAAGATATGATATTTCCTACCTAAAATGCACAACGGCAATATTTTAACAATAAGGACCTTGTTTGCACCATTTTTCAGTTCCTATGGGTACAATGAACGGGGCTACTTGTCTACTGTGTATTGTGGAAATCAAACCGTTTCTTATGGATACAGTGAAAATGGTGATCTACTGACAATTCATGAAAGCGCAGGTGTGCGCAGAGTTTTTCAGTACGCTGACAACCATCTGCTTCGTACAGAAGAGCATTTCAAAGATGACAatctaatttcaaagaaaatatatgacgaCTATCGAAACAGTCGAATTGATGTAACGCATATGcctgaaagaaaaagaatatCGTACTGGATTGGTCCTGAGAGAAAGGTCATAGGATACAAGAAGGATGGCTATCCAGTTATTAAAACCTTGCGAAAACAACATTCAGAGGAGCAACTGGAAGGGGATCTGGTGTGTATAAAACATGAAACGTTTTTTCTCTTTCAtctaaattgtatattttatgcATATCTTCCACCTCAAATATTTTCAGGTGGTGAAAACACTACTAACAAATGGAGAAATGACTGAAATACAAGATGCCAATGGCGACAGCATGGGTTTTTTGGAGAACGATGATGGTTATCGTATAATCTTTGTGGATGGTAACTTGAATCCGTACTATATGTTCAGGTCGCTCAACAATTCTATTCACACAATTATATATCCTGACAAATCTAATGAAACATACGTTAACTTGGAAGAAACTGTTGTCCACAAGGACCAAAGTGGAGGAAAGGTTACCTACCATTACGACACGTCTCAAAGGTTGGCAGTACGTACCACAGACGACAACTTTCTCTTGTTCAAGTATACCGGCGATGGTAGAATAAAATCGATAGCAAATGAACACTccaaatttacttttaaatacGACAAAATGGGGCAAGTTACAGAGTTCACAGACGAGGATCATAACGTCACCATATCTCAAGCTACCGATGATTCTGAACTTGTGAGAAACTTAAGAATGGAATCTGATCTTTATGATTTAGTATACAATTACAATGTCCATGGAAAAATAACATCAGTGAAGGACAACACTGATGGCAAAATGATTGCAACAATACTTTATTATGAAAATGGATTGATAAAAAAGAAGACACTTGGAAATAATGCTACAACACATTATGAATACTACGAAATAACAAAATTTCCGAAAGTTTTATCGAACTATTATCCAAATGGAACTATATCCTCAGAATTCAGATATCTTTATGACAATAGAGGTCAACTTGAGTCCGTGCAGACATCCCAGGGCACTTGGAATTTTTCGTATGATTTATCTGGACAGCTCACAGCCCTTGAGGATCCTTTTAATGTTAAAACACTCATACAATATGATCAAAACAAAAATCGAATAGCATTTACACAGAATGATGTTTCAAAACTGTACCAAATTAATACTTTAAATCAATATGTTTCAGTTGATAACAAACAATACACGTATGATAAAAATGggaatttgattttcaaaccaAATCGTACCATGGAATATGATATAGATAATAGACTGTCTCGATTTGTTGCTGGAGGCACAACTTGCCAACTTAAATACAGTGCACTTGGACATTTGCGAAGAAAAATATGTGATAACAGCAATTTGACATATTTTACAGATCTGTCGGGGAAAATATTaaaacaggtaaaaaaaaacatattttattcagtTGTTATTCTtggttaatttttaaaaatcctttaaaaaatcCTTGATATTATTTCatgattatatattgtatattatcattAAATGAGGACGTAATGTTGAGGATTGCATATATAATCCAACAAGCCCAAGCACAAAGACGTTTCCTGTTTCGGAACTTGTATTCTTAATCATTCTCCAAAACAAAATGGAATACATTTGTTTATATTCTGCTATTACTGCAGGTAGACGACACGAAGGGAATCGTGACGTATCACATATATGCAGATGGAATAGGTTTGCTTGCAACAAAAGAAAATGGTGTATACTTCTACTATCAATATGATGTCTTGGGGTAGGTGTCCTGCTTTTTgaattgatataaacaatatgtgTTATTTCATTCATCAGCCactttcaatatttttcttttgtataGATCTGTTATAGATATCTTGAACGGACAAGGTGATTCTGTAGACAGCTTTACTTACGATCCATTTGGGAGTGTTTTAAGCACTTCAAAGAGAAATCAAGACCACTTTCGGTATCTTGGACAATGGGGAGCAATATCATTTAATGACATGCCCAGTATATACCTTTTGGACTCAAGACTGTATGATTCTAGCATCGGGAGATTTCTCAGCATAAATCGGGAGGGAATATTTTGTCAACAGCCAAATCTTTATGTTTTCAAGGGAAACAATCCTTTAAATTTGGAACTTCGTCACAATTTTAATGAAGATATGCATTGCCGTCTTAATGAACTAGGTGAGTATATACAATTAATTTAGTACGATTATCTTCAACCAATCTAAATACAGTTCCTTATAATGTCCTTCATTTTGCTCTGTATACGAAATATCTTACAAAGTGAGAACTGTCTAATAAGACAAGGACAGGGAGGCCATTTTTCGTTGGGATTTGTTACAAATTCTGTCGAAATAAACagtatgaaaataataaaaatatgaaattgggAATATAAATAAGGACTGGAATGCTCAGTGAAATGGATTACACAGTTGTTGGATTAGGtagttttcactgtatattaAAACCTTTATTAAtttcatacatgtgaataaGTTCAATTAAAACCACTAGGCATCATTACGCAAATAAAACATATAGGCAAGCTATGTCTGCTTTTAGATGCAGAAACGATAGTAAACCATTCCTACAGAAAGACTGTAAGAACACTATCTAGTGGGAATAAAAGGTTTACAAAGTTTCAAAGAAAGAAGAGAAACGTTGATAAAAACGAAGccaacactccacaaaatacgAAGTCTAACGAAAAGACAGATATCAAAAACCGTCAGCAACGAAAAGGCTTCAATGAAGGGAATGGATTGAAGGATATAGTAAATGAATATTGGAACTTAGATGAACGATTGAAGGACCGCTCTGACTGTGAGAAACATCTTATAAATAAAGGAATCGATAAAGTGTTGGATTTTGTACAGAAGGGTGTGAAGAAGTCGCCCTGGGGTCGGATAGCCATGGGTATTATTGACGTGGGCGGATTTTTATACAAGCACAGGAAATGCATTATGTCACCATGTGATTGCTTAGACAATGCGATACAGGTAAATTTTGTGCATgagaaaataaacaatattataCATCAAAGTGAAATATGTTAACTAAACTTTAACAATTTcaatacatatgaaatattgtgtcAGAATAATATGCCTGCATGAGAAATCTGATATTAAGAGGATATTGTCATTAtcaatatgttttataaaagacACAGCAGATCAAGCACACTATTCTCATATGGTACTTAGTAAATAAAGTTCTTTCAGAAATATCACAATGCCAAAAACAAAATTGACAAGTTGCTGAATGATGCTAATGCCCGCAAAGACGCTATGAACAACTTCTGTAATCGATGGAATCCTCCGTGTAGAATCATAGATAGTTTGGTAAGTGTTCAAAATCATAGACGTTTTAATTCGTGTTCAAAATCATAGACAGTTTAGTAATTGTTCAAAATCATAGACGTTTTAATTATTCTTCAAAATCAAAGACAGTTTGGTAAGTGTTCAAAATCATAGACAGTTTAGTAATTGTTCAAAATCAATGACgttttaattattgtttaaaATCATACACAGTTTAGTAACTGTTCAGAATCATACAGTTTAGTAACTGTTCAAAATCATAGACAGTTTATTAACTGTTCAAAATCATAGACAGTTTATTAACTGTTCAAAATCATAGACAGTTTGGTAAGTGTTCAAAATCATAGACAGTTTGGTAAATGTTCAAAATCATAGACAGTTTGGTAAGTGTTCAAAATCATAGGCATTTTAGTAACTGTTCAAAATCATGGACAGATTGTTAAGTTCTCATAATCATAGACAGATTGTTAAGCCCTCACAATTATAAACAGATTGGTAGGTGTCCCTAGTCGGGGATCTCACAACCCTTTTTCGTATGGGTGTTTCCTAGTTATGATTCTGCAGCACAGTCAGTGACACAATGATATTGTTTCTTTCGCAAGATatgtaagatttttaaaaaagatattgcATTAATACATTGCtgaaatcttatcaaaatacatTCACGGTGCAGTTTCTTTGTACAGCGATTGAAAGACAAAGAACAGAAACTTGAGGAATACATCCTCGATGAGTAACAGTAACTTCGTCAAATTTGAGTAGCTATACTTCACAAATAGCTTGATAATACACTATCAATTCAAGTTCCTGATTCTGTGATTGATTAATGGAAGTTTTGAACGTTTTGCATCCCTTCGAAAATGTTCAATTATACAGAGATGTCTTGTTTTTAATGACATTGTTTGCAACTCAATttattatgttatttatattttatggtTCAATTATCTGCTCATAATTATGAAGACTGTTATAATTCATAGTTCCTGAAAATCACTTAAACCCTGAGGGACAGAGATCTCTTGAAGGTGTTGTACCATATCATTCGttaacattttctaaaattgttctatttcagccttctatgggtTGTAAAGCCGCAGGTGCTATCTTCAACAGCCAATTTCACCATTTTAAAGATGGTCTACAAAGCATGTATGATACAGTAAAACCATACACTGAGAAATTAGATAATGCATTGGATTTTGCATCGGAGGCCTGTGATGATCCTTCCAAACTGGGAGACGGAGTCACACAATGGATTGGATCAGTCGATCCGGTATTgttaaaattgattttgattttttcacATTTCAGGATAACAAAAATGAGTTGTGCAATGTAGGGGTTGTAATTTCAATTGGAAGATAAACTTTCGATGTGAAACATATGTTAACATAGATAAGAAAACAAATTCTAATTCCTTTTTCAATAATGATCATCATCATTCTGCATGAGAATGCATGTAGACTAACAGTAACAGAAAATCACTGTTTAAGcggattttgtaattttcatgattGTAGAACGACATACTAGGTCCACCGGGTTACGGAGCAGCGAAATTTATATCCTCCAAAACGGAAATGGTGTACAAAATACGATTTGAAAACATGGAAAATGCAACAGCACCAGCGCAAAGGGTTCTCATCGAAATATTATTTCATCCGAAATTAAACTCGAGGACTTTTCGTTTGGGAAGCTTTGGGTTCGGAGAATTTACGGAAGAGCTGAGTTTCAAACAATCATTTATGCAagtatgtatatttcataagaTAAATAATCATCTTCCTGGTACCCACggcatgtatgaaaggtgaagataacgaacagtgatcaacctcataacgcctttaagcaatgcaaaatagatagttgggaaaacatcgacccctggacacaccagatgtggaatcaggtgcctagaaggagtaagcattccctgtcaaccggtcacactcgccgtgagtcctatatcttgatcaggtaaacggacttatccgtagtcaaaatcagtgtgccaagaacagtccaacaatcggtataaaatacgtcagacagtatgtatatattaattaataagGACAAGAATGTTTTGGTTTCGTCTAAATGGACATGTCATTACGTCTTATAGCAATATTGTAGGTTAAAGTGAATTTGACCGCGGAATATGGTGTTTACgtgtatgtaaaatgtggatTAGACATCATCAACAACAAGGCAACGTGGGAATTTCAAGCTATAAATGCAAGCACAGGTAACGAGATTCTCACAGGTAACGAGATTTTCACAGGCAACGAGATTCACTTATCTCTGTAAATATATCTCAAAGATTATAAATATAGTTTCATGTATTCTCAATTATGTTCAATAACTGAATTATTATCGAAGTAAAAAAGAGTATGTGTgtcaactctctctctctctctctctctctctctctctctctctctctctcactccgATATTTTATTAGGTTTGCCGCCATCAGATCCATCCGTCGGATTTCTACCTCCCAACAACGGAACAACAGGACAAGGATTCGTGACTTTCTCTATCAGACCAAGTTCTGACGTCAAATCTTTGGACAAGATCACGGCGAAAGCAGCCATTATATTTGACCAGAATGAACCAATAGATACACCTGAAATATTCAACACAGTGAGTGTgaaacaaatcatttgaaattaaatagcatgtaaaagatacaaaatatatcaagaaAACTTTCTTCATAACTATGTTTAACATACCCAAAAGTCAAGTATTACTGGGTTATGTTATATTTACgtgtattatattttttatgctaCATTTATAATTTGTGTAGATTGATGATACTCCTCCATATGTTAGAAATATTTCTGTCAATATGGAAGCAATGGCTCGTGGATCTCTGATTTTAAGTCTGGATGTTAAAGACGACGAAAGTTGTTTACAATACGTTGATGTATTGTACTCAGGTTAGTTATTTGGATGTCTCTTGAGATGGATTCATAAAGCTACCACGTACTACtcaaatatttgtttttgatCAATTTAATTTGGTACTATTTCAGTTGGGAAAATGAATTCTgccatatttattttataatttatccaaaatagcATAGGCTATCCGCACGTTGAAGAATCACCTGATATCACTTTGGCCATATTAGTGTGCATAGCAAGGGCAACGGTGCAATTAAGTCTAGACTGCTTTTTTCTTCAGATTCGGAATTTCTTCTTTTGATGAGCGGAGTGCAAGAGAATGCGGTGTCTCTACCTCTGGAACCAGACACTAACTACACCATCATACTGCAGCCCGTGGATATGATAGGAAATTCAGAGACTCTTCAGACCGTATCTCCGAGAAACTTCTACACCTTCTTCTATCCGAAGCCAGAAGGTAAAAATATACTGATTTCACTTTCGAAAGTCCTAGAAATGCATTTCATCAGCATAAGACATGCCTGTGAATATCTTAACATGTATGAATTAAATAGCATACAATCGTATTCATGCATTCATGGTACCCCTTCTTCTTTTGTTTTTAACAGTTCGAtgtgatgatctgaacaattgTTCTGGAAACGGACATTGTGATGGATTAAACTTCTGTTCGTGTTTTGATGGATTCTTTGGAAGGGACTGTATGAAAAGTGAGTAGTGGGATTTGTTTTGTTAAATCAAGCCATAAACTAGAAGGTCTGTGAGATTTATCAGGCAGTACCAATTTGGGTTCCAACTTAGGACATTATTTCTCCTCTTTCAGCTTCACCACCCTTGGATCCTCCACTGCTAGATGTCTTTTCTGGAGACCAGCGGGATTCCACCATACCGTTATACTTGTCTTCACAATCGGTTACGGATATCAAAGACGCTGACATTACCATCCAGTGTAGGGGGTTTCCCGATCAGTCTCTTTTCTCGGTTGGAACCGTCAATAAAGACACCCTCCATGTACGGGCGGCGGACTTTGGTGATGTGCTCTTCATGCCCCCGATTGGATACACTGGCAATTTCTCTTTACGAATTACTTCATTCTTATCAATAGCAGATTCTTCAGAGAAAAGTACTCGAGAATCTACGATATCGCTCTCTGTAAAACACCCGGTCAGCGGAACGGACAGAAAGAACTTTGAGAAAACCTACTTCGGATCAGGTATACACTTTAGGTTTATATCTAAGGCTCACGATTCGTAAGGAATTTTATACCTGAGTTTGTACACAGTAATCACGTTGACAAGTATCTTAAAGAAGTTAAGTACATGTAGCTGCATTTATGCCGTGACATCTTATGAATGAATTTTCTGAACACATGTATGAGTGATTATACGTTAAGTTATAATACACGTATTTTAACTTTTCAGGGCCTACAGCTACCGATGAGGCGCCCAGGTTGACGATGGAAATTATGCTTTTTATGAGTGTCCTGATCTCATCAGTAATTCTGAAATTAGGGTGATCGAGTTATTGACGTAATAAATCAGTTATTCCACAAAGGAAACACCTTATACATAAACAATAGATAAAAACCAGGAGTGACTGAATTTAAAAGAACTGAAATAGTTGATTTAGTTGCGGATCTAGATGGATTTTATGGGGGTTGCAACACCACAACCATCACCATTTTGTTGAAACTATTTaacataaaacattatttgaagGTCTGCAATTTCCATTAGTGTGTCCTCTTGGATCGCACCTCTCACCTTTAATTTGGTTTTGGATCTATTACTATTGTGTATATCAAAATCCCTTCACAAATAgtatattaatacatgtactaattcaTTTGTCAAAACTGCAGTATTTGGTGTGGTAAGGGTGTTCAGCCTATCATTTACAGTACACTAACAGTTTCATTAGACGTTCCTTTTAATTCGCCTCATGTTTGCTGGTTGGCTTCcccctttttgaaaataaaatggctaCATTTATCTTTCAcacttttaaaatttaatctGAGAGTTCAATATTCAGGAGAAAATATGTACAATGTCATAGTTATCCAGCATACACACCAAgattcatgtaaaacttatacggtaccaattttgatgcaccagatgcgcatttcgacaaataatgtctcttcagtgatgatcaaccgaaatgtttgaaatccgaaataactatgaagttttagatctaaatatagccaaaaacagcgtgccaaacaagtggagccaaattcgtccaaggataagagctatgcatgagggagataatccttaattttgaaatgaatttctaaattttataacagcaattaaatatacatccgtattttaaagctagtaacgaagtacttagctactgggctgtagagaccctcggggactaacagtccaccagcagaggcctcgacccaggggtcataatgtaaaacttatacggtagcaattttgatgcaccagatgcgcatttcgacaaataatgtctcttcagtgatgctcaaccgaaatgtttgaaatccgaaataactatgaagttttagatctaaatatagccaaaaacagcgtgccaaacaatcATTATAATTTTcgagttcaaaggtcaagggcatAAACCCTGGAAGACACAACACATTGTAAGGGAATTTTACGTTGTACAAAGTACTTGTTCAATAAGTCATTCATTCCTTTGACTTCTTACTGTACGTATATATTATTATGAATTATGCTTCTTATTAGGATGTGCTTATTTTGcgcatgtatatctatatagaaTTGCACAATATTTGATTCGGTGATTACTCGCTCTTTTTCATTTCCTCTTTGTTGTGGCAGTTATATCTGCAGGATATTTCAAACAGTAATTGTCGACGAAATTCCAGTATCCCCTCTGTACCAGATTTTAGGTGcatttttgcatttcatttcaatGACACTCGAAAAGAGTCTTCATGTGATTACAGATTTTCGAGTTCGAAGAATAGCACTTTTTATGGAGGGATACTTATCTTACGAGATGATGCCGCATACTACAGATGACTTGTTAATAGAGATATagttcattttgtatatatagattatgcttataaattttcattcaatatgaTATTCATCATGAACTGtcattatttctatatatcCTTGAAATAATTATTATGTCAGGTCAATGTATCTACTTTCGTAGAGAAATAGAAGCAGGTACGAAAACTATGTGTATTGCTCTGTAACTCTCTCTTCTTGTGTCTTTTACATATAAAGTGCCATCtagaaacaaacaaaaaataaattatgcTAGTATTGTGTGGacaaaataaatagtattttaattctttattatCTATGATATTTGTTGTAAATCTCGATGACATTTGTGTAGGGCAGAAACTCGTAGTATCCTTGTTGTCTGGTCAAGAACATATATCTTTTATTCAAACGGTTAAATCTGGTTTACATATCAATTAATCCATTAaaagaaaggcgaagataacgaacagtgctcaatctcataactcctataaaggtgaagataacgaacagtgctcagtctcataactcctataaaggtgaagataacgaacagtgctcaatctcataactcctataaaggtgaagataacgaacagtgctcaatctcataactcctataaaggtgaagataacgaacagtgatcaatctcataactcctataaaggtgaagataacgaacagtgctcaatctcataactcctataaaggtgaagataacgaacagtgctcagtctcataactcctataaaggtgaaggtaacgaacagtgctcagtctcataactcctataaaggtgaagataacgaacagtgctcaatctcataactcctataaaggtgtagataacgaacagtgctcaatctcataactcctataaaggtgaagataacgaacagtgctcaatctcataactcctataaaggtgaagataacgaacagtgctcaatctcataactcctataaaggtgaagataacgaacagtgctcaatctcataactcctataaatgtAACAGCCAACTTCTTTAAGAAACACACATACATTATCATCCTTCATATATACgtattcagtttttaaatcgatgcaagctactgacaaacgagttgatggtacaggggtttcaatattctcgattaaagtcagtatttcgcaaattctatagtcgttataacgatctagttcgtcaatacaacctatcattgggtcaaatgctgtctgacgtgtttcataccgattgttaagccgttcttggcacattgattttgactacggataactccgtttacctgatcatgatatagggctcacggcgggtgtgtccaggagtctttgccgtgtttgcctaactaactattttgtattacttataggagttatgagattgatcactgttcgttatattcacctttcattaggaCGCCGACCTGTCAATCACGAGTTAGAGTCCCACAGaactttcctttttttttcaagtgacttttatataaaactgcaatttttCACGACAATTTGAATGCAAGCGTTACGTTTACTAATAATAAGCATTGTGTCACTATGTAAAGTACAAACAGGAGATAGAAATTTGAACATTACTACCAGTTATGTGCACGGTGGTCCAGCCGAGTCCATCTATCTGAAGTTCTAGCCCAGATACCACCAATGAGTTTTCTGAAAAGagattgaaataaaacttaatAAATGCTGCCTGTATCATATGGTCATCTGATgcctattttgcatttttgtggaTTGTAGCGGATTGCGGTACCGTTAACATGATAATTCGTTTTAAAGTtttaagatgtacatgtattgtatatccAAAGATATTACTGTTCTCAAAACAGAAAAACTAACAAACTTAATTTCAAAAACAGTTTTGATGAAAGATCTCTAATATTTGACAGATCCGCCCACTTGGGTATTAATTGATTAATGAAATACTTAATTTACATATGCAGGGACAAGCCCTCTCGTATTAATTCACAGGGGTAAAACTAGTGAGAGATAGAGATcacaaaatcaacaaaaaaaaCATTATCCCATGATCTGATCAAAAATGCCATAGCATGTAGGTACCAATATTCACTGCAACAGTGAAACAGAAAGAGAAATGCGGATTTCATGTGACCGCGGACATAACAGAAATTAGTATAGTGCGTTAAAAAGTCCGTTTACAGTATTGGAAATACACCCTGATCCCCACTGAAAGCCTTGTGCGATCTATTATGTTAGATAAAGCAACCTCGACTTTTGCAACCCGATTGTGTGCCATTTCAATTGAAGGCTGGTATAAAGAAATCCCTGCACCTGTTAACTAATCCGTCAACGACACCACACAACCGTGCTTTTCATACATGTCATTAACAACTTTCCAGTCAAGTTTGCTTTCTATGCAACCCGGTCATGCTGGTGAGGGTTCTAAAATCTCCAGGAAATATCTTCATTAGAACTATAAGGGTGTCGTCACAAGTCAGCAGCCCCCTTTCAttttggtatgaaaaacgtGCAAATCATGGTCATGTCAATGAAACTGGTCAATACTAACTGCAGCACCACCTATGTGTTTGAGTATTGGTAGTTTTTCTCGGCCGAGGGTTTTTCTATTCAGCGAGAGTTGAAACAATGCTGAgtgaaaaaaatgttaaatttctTGAGGAAACCCCGATATCAATCTAATCTAAATGGGATCTTTTTCGACTCGCTGGGAAGTGGCATACTATAAAACATAGCCTGACCCTTTTGGCTTGGCATGTCTTCAAAATTGGTCTGTCCCCAATTTTGGCGTCTATTTTGGCTCCAATCCAAAGTATGGCCAGACCTCAAAAGTTGGCCAGACCTTAAATTTGACCTCTAAAACATTTTGACCTCAACAATAATTTTTGAGACCTGGTTTCACggattggttttagtttttcgaAGTAATAAAAGAGAATGTACACTATAAAATAACCATGTTCTTCGACCAATCTGGTTActtatttatcatttcattgATCAAATTATTTTCCTTCCTACAGTATATACTAGTTCATATCAAAAAGGTACCGGTATATATGCTACTCACATGAattgattgttttacatgtatcaatgttttcatttttctatATAGACAAAGACACTTGTGAACGTTAAACAATTTCCTTTACATC
Above is a genomic segment from Ostrea edulis chromosome 3, xbOstEdul1.1, whole genome shotgun sequence containing:
- the LOC125677334 gene encoding uncharacterized protein LOC125677334; this translates as MPETLFLGQTDVMHIDVRNAGDNDLISPFIHIEAAGGQLKYIHEFQNNDWTEGMTIISGSSDGPGGILLPSETSRLQFQIRSATPNLPNDMKVVVSQMKNLNSKHPYVNMKNVLRPTSMEEVIWNPIWKNFMELVGESWLSLQIKVSEIINEISVFGHRQYNLDTVIKHILDIAEGLGDEQYIVKESDFGKSSGYDRTFSKIGRLYPQRIGLRRGRGPFGIGWIMPFWETYLIGIDEALAILYWKREEVIFTAYGIGMYRNPEKGNLTLSFRDTIFFSDPETDDQYHFNFTTGKILYVSHQSDITKFVYDSSGRLSSLYSVEKDTAIEYNENDNIAVIRRRNNVTNVMETCSYGYNERGYLSTVYCGNQTVSYGYSENGDLLTIHESAGVRRVFQYADNHLLRTEEHFKDDNLISKKIYDDYRNSRIDVTHMPERKRISYWIGPERKVIGYKKDGYPVIKTLRKQHSEEQLEGDLVVKTLLTNGEMTEIQDANGDSMGFLENDDGYRIIFVDGNLNPYYMFRSLNNSIHTIIYPDKSNETYVNLEETVVHKDQSGGKVTYHYDTSQRLAVRTTDDNFLLFKYTGDGRIKSIANEHSKFTFKYDKMGQVTEFTDEDHNVTISQATDDSELVRNLRMESDLYDLVYNYNVHGKITSVKDNTDGKMIATILYYENGLIKKKTLGNNATTHYEYYEITKFPKVLSNYYPNGTISSEFRYLYDNRGQLESVQTSQGTWNFSYDLSGQLTALEDPFNVKTLIQYDQNKNRIAFTQNDVSKLYQINTLNQYVSVDNKQYTYDKNGNLIFKPNRTMEYDIDNRLSRFVAGGTTCQLKYSALGHLRRKICDNSNLTYFTDLSGKILKQVDDTKGIVTYHIYADGIGLLATKENGVYFYYQYDVLGSVIDILNGQGDSVDSFTYDPFGSVLSTSKRNQDHFRYLGQWGAISFNDMPSIYLLDSRLYDSSIGRFLSINREGIFCQQPNLYVFKGNNPLNLELRHNFNEDMHCRLNELDAETIVNHSYRKTVRTLSSGNKRFTKFQRKKRNVDKNEANTPQNTKSNEKTDIKNRQQRKGFNEGNGLKDIVNEYWNLDERLKDRSDCEKHLINKGIDKVLDFVQKGVKKSPWGRIAMGIIDVGGFLYKHRKCIMSPCDCLDNAIQKYHNAKNKIDKLLNDANARKDAMNNFCNRWNPPCRIIDSLPSMGCKAAGAIFNSQFHHFKDGLQSMYDTVKPYTEKLDNALDFASEACDDPSKLGDGVTQWIGSVDPNDILGPPGYGAAKFISSKTEMVYKIRFENMENATAPAQRVLIEILFHPKLNSRTFRLGSFGFGEFTEELSFKQSFMQVKVNLTAEYGVYVYVKCGLDIINNKATWEFQAINASTGLPPSDPSVGFLPPNNGTTGQGFVTFSIRPSSDVKSLDKITAKAAIIFDQNEPIDTPEIFNTIDDTPPYVRNISVNMEAMARGSLILSLDVKDDESCLQYVDVLYSDSEFLLLMSGVQENAVSLPLEPDTNYTIILQPVDMIGNSETLQTVSPRNFYTFFYPKPEVRCDDLNNCSGNGHCDGLNFCSCFDGFFGRDCMKTSPPLDPPLLDVFSGDQRDSTIPLYLSSQSVTDIKDADITIQCRGFPDQSLFSVGTVNKDTLHVRAADFGDVLFMPPIGYTGNFSLRITSFLSIADSSEKSTRESTISLSVKHPVSGTDRKNFEKTYFGSGPTATDEAPRLTMEIMLFMSVLISSVILKLG